From one Coffea eugenioides isolate CCC68of chromosome 11, Ceug_1.0, whole genome shotgun sequence genomic stretch:
- the LOC113751035 gene encoding uncharacterized protein At2g02148-like isoform X3 has product MGTRVPVVEHYNLRAANSYMGGSLHDLNANDIAAGAGGVGDDVDRGGGGDDVTDDSLDNDEDSAAVVSDCMHESYRNSLPLHSVGVEEDRTSLEAGGSSRGPYNILTTEDVSPIETARARFVDIIVDHFISPHLVEVSDTEADYSPQSVQDKLNKRRSREIRYEGDARFVLPLMYIANMYETLVNEVNLRLSPLNGIREKTIGVALEAAGGLYRKLAKKFPRKGPCIFKRRELATSFETRSRFPELVIQEEKRVRFVVVNGLVIVDKPANMCIDDAEWFKRLTGRTEVAVSARDYKFYAPRHKYRRVATNSIANIPGLPNFTDTDNSSPMVPAQGYRSINEFHPLQHGHPHHIDQSQHAAHYSHNQNCGPPAHLSDISQSQQPSTIPQHMHCLPTLSHVGGRLHVLPTSPAKYCDECGAPYLRETSKFCSECGTKRLGI; this is encoded by the exons ATGGGGACTAGGGTTCCGGTGGTGGAGCACTATAATTTAAGAGCGGCGAATTCGTATATGGGCGGCTCGTTGCATGATCTTAATGCGAATGATATTGCTGCCGGCGCCGGTGGTGTTGGTGATGACGTGGACCGCGGCGGAGGTGGTGATGACGTAACTGATGATAGCTTGGATAATGATGAGGATTCTGCTGCTGTCGTTAGT GATTGCATGCACGAGTCATACAGAAATTCCTTGCCACTTCACAGTGTAGGGGTAGAGGAAGATCGGACTAGCCTTGAAGCTGGTGGATCTTCAAGAGGTCCCTACAATATTTTGACCACTGAAG ATGTATCACCTATTGAAACAGCAAGGGCAAGATTTGTAGACATCATTGTGGACCATTTTATAAGTCCGCATTTGGTTGAAGTGTCGGATACGGAGGCTGACTATTCACCTCAATCTGTGCAAGATAAGTTAAACAAGAGAAGATCAAGGGAGATTCGGTATGAGGGTGACGCACGGTTTGTTTTGCCCTTGATGTATATTGCTAACATGTATGAAACTCTGGTTAATGAAGTCAATTTAAGGCTTTCTCCTTTAAATGGCATTCGTGAAAAAACTATTGGTGTGGCCCTTGAAGCAGCTGGTGGCCTGTATAGAAAGCTTGCCAAGAAGTTTCCGAGAAAAG GGCCTTGCATATTTAAGAGACGAGAATTGGCTACTTCTTTCGAAACAAGGTCAAGATTCCCTGAGTTGGTAATACAGGAAGAGAAGCGTGTTCGCTTTGTAGTAGTAAACGGCCTAGTGATCGTTGACAAACCAGCAAATATGTGTATCGATGATGCTGAATG GTTTAAAAGATTGACTGGACGGACCGAAGTTGCTGTCTCTGCTAGAGACTACAAGTTTTATGCCCCAAGACACAAGTATAGGCGAGTTGCAACAAACTCCATTGCCAATATTCCTGGTTTGCCT AACTTCACTGACACAGATAACTCTTCTCCAATGGTTCCTGCTCAGGGCTATCGTTCTATCAATGAA TTTCATCCTCTGCAGCATGGACATCCACACCATATTGATCAAAGTCAACACGCTGCCCACTATTCCCACAACCAGAATTGTGGTCCACCAGCGCACTTGTCTGACATTTCACAAAGTCAGCAACCTTCTACAATTCCTCAGCATATGCATTGCTTACCTACCTTGAGTCATGTAGGAGGACGTCTGCATGTACTG CCAACAAGCCCTGCAAAGTATTGTGATGAATGTGGAGCTCCTTACTTGAGGGAGACCTCCAAGTTTTGCTCCGAATGTGGCACAAAGAGGTTAGGAATTTGA
- the LOC113751035 gene encoding uncharacterized protein At2g02148-like isoform X1, which translates to MGTRVPVVEHYNLRAANSYMGGSLHDLNANDIAAGAGGVGDDVDRGGGGDDVTDDSLDNDEDSAAVVSDCMHESYRNSLPLHSVGVEEDRTSLEAGGSSRGPYNILTTEDVSPIETARARFVDIIVDHFISPHLVEVSDTEADYSPQSVQDKLNKRRSREIRYEGDARFVLPLMYIANMYETLVNEVNLRLSPLNGIREKTIGVALEAAGGLYRKLAKKFPRKGPCIFKRRELATSFETRSRFPELVIQEEKRVRFVVVNGLVIVDKPANMCIDDAEWFKRLTGRTEVAVSARDYKFYAPRHKYRRVATNSIANIPGLPNFTDTDNSSPMVPAQGYRSINEPQNTQQTSSKQHIHPLTHQTQFHPLQHGHPHHIDQSQHAAHYSHNQNCGPPAHLSDISQSQQPSTIPQHMHCLPTLSHVGGRLHVLPTSPAKYCDECGAPYLRETSKFCSECGTKRLGI; encoded by the exons ATGGGGACTAGGGTTCCGGTGGTGGAGCACTATAATTTAAGAGCGGCGAATTCGTATATGGGCGGCTCGTTGCATGATCTTAATGCGAATGATATTGCTGCCGGCGCCGGTGGTGTTGGTGATGACGTGGACCGCGGCGGAGGTGGTGATGACGTAACTGATGATAGCTTGGATAATGATGAGGATTCTGCTGCTGTCGTTAGT GATTGCATGCACGAGTCATACAGAAATTCCTTGCCACTTCACAGTGTAGGGGTAGAGGAAGATCGGACTAGCCTTGAAGCTGGTGGATCTTCAAGAGGTCCCTACAATATTTTGACCACTGAAG ATGTATCACCTATTGAAACAGCAAGGGCAAGATTTGTAGACATCATTGTGGACCATTTTATAAGTCCGCATTTGGTTGAAGTGTCGGATACGGAGGCTGACTATTCACCTCAATCTGTGCAAGATAAGTTAAACAAGAGAAGATCAAGGGAGATTCGGTATGAGGGTGACGCACGGTTTGTTTTGCCCTTGATGTATATTGCTAACATGTATGAAACTCTGGTTAATGAAGTCAATTTAAGGCTTTCTCCTTTAAATGGCATTCGTGAAAAAACTATTGGTGTGGCCCTTGAAGCAGCTGGTGGCCTGTATAGAAAGCTTGCCAAGAAGTTTCCGAGAAAAG GGCCTTGCATATTTAAGAGACGAGAATTGGCTACTTCTTTCGAAACAAGGTCAAGATTCCCTGAGTTGGTAATACAGGAAGAGAAGCGTGTTCGCTTTGTAGTAGTAAACGGCCTAGTGATCGTTGACAAACCAGCAAATATGTGTATCGATGATGCTGAATG GTTTAAAAGATTGACTGGACGGACCGAAGTTGCTGTCTCTGCTAGAGACTACAAGTTTTATGCCCCAAGACACAAGTATAGGCGAGTTGCAACAAACTCCATTGCCAATATTCCTGGTTTGCCT AACTTCACTGACACAGATAACTCTTCTCCAATGGTTCCTGCTCAGGGCTATCGTTCTATCAATGAA CCACAGAACACACAGCAAACGTCATCAAAACAACATATCCATCCCTTGACACATCAGACTCAGTTTCATCCTCTGCAGCATGGACATCCACACCATATTGATCAAAGTCAACACGCTGCCCACTATTCCCACAACCAGAATTGTGGTCCACCAGCGCACTTGTCTGACATTTCACAAAGTCAGCAACCTTCTACAATTCCTCAGCATATGCATTGCTTACCTACCTTGAGTCATGTAGGAGGACGTCTGCATGTACTG CCAACAAGCCCTGCAAAGTATTGTGATGAATGTGGAGCTCCTTACTTGAGGGAGACCTCCAAGTTTTGCTCCGAATGTGGCACAAAGAGGTTAGGAATTTGA
- the LOC113753250 gene encoding UDP-glucose iridoid glucosyltransferase-like — MGSMERDMEQCRTRKHTVVLVPPPLQGHMTPMLQLGSILYSKGFSIVVAHSEFRPPDPLNHPGFIFHALSDNLSGYQASINNLLDLISAINSNCRAPLQDYMVQLMEDQKLQGYQVSCMIYDALLFFVDSVSTHLKIPSIILRPNMAAYMLSCHCICQLQAENRIPFPESRLQEPVPELHPLRFKDLPYPITNAIPEWLMDFNASSINIRSSVATIWNTTDCLEHSTLSRLQQCDKVPCFPIGPLHKLEAAATATSFLEEDQSCISWLERQPPNSVIYISLGSIACINEQELTETAWGLANSGIPFIWVLRSDSIDGSQLDDHFPEGSFKSLLGERGLIFKWAPQKKVLAHRAVGGFWSHCGWNSTIESICEGVPMICRPHFADQIVNARYLTYEWKVGLEIENVVDRGSIEKSIRRLMVEVEGKEMRQRMLIMKDKLEAGLQKGGSSYESLNDLTEFITSVSSAAGQ; from the exons ATGGGATCAATGGAGAGAGATATGGAACAATGCAGAACTCGAAAACATACAGTAGTGTTAGTTCCGCCGCCCCTTCAGGGGCACATGACTCCAATGCTTCAGCTGGGGAGTATTCTTTACTCTAAAGGGTTCTCAATTGTAGTTGCACACTCCGAATTCAGACCACCCGATCCTCTAAACCATCCTGGATTCATCTTTCACGCCTTGTCGGACAATCTATCTGGCTATCAGGCCTCTATCAACAATTTACTGGATCTCATATCCGCTATCAACAGCAACTGCAGAGCACCTCTGCAGGACTACATGGTTCAACTCATGGAAGATCAGAAGCTGCAGGGCTACCAGGTTTCTTGTATGATATATGATGCACTCTTGTTCTTTGTTGATTCGGTCTCTACTCATCTAAAGATTCCAAGCATTATTTTAAGGCCTAATATGGCTGCTTACATGCTATCTTGTCACTGCATCTGTCAACTTCAAGCAGAAAATCGTATTCCTTTTCCAG AGTCCAGGCTGCAGGAACCTGTGCCAGAGCTCCATCCTTTGAGGTTTAAGGATTTACCCTATCCAATTACTAATGCAATCCCAGAATGGCTTATGGATTTCAACGCTTCCTCAATCAACATACGCTCTTCTGTGGCCACCATTTGGAATACAACAGATTGTCTTGAGCATTCAACCTTATCACGGCTTCAGCAATGTGACAAAGTTCCATGCTTCCCAATTGGGCCTCTCCACAAGTTGGAGGCTGCAGCCACAGCTACTAGTTTCCTGGAAGAGGATCAGAGTTGCATTTCTTGGCTCGAAAGGCAACCTCCAAATTCAGTGATCTATATAAGCTTGGGCAGCATCGCGTGCATAAATGAACAAGAGCTAACAGAAACAGCTTGGGGACTGGCAAACAGTGGCATTCCATTTATATGGGTTCTTAGGTCAGATTCTATAGATGGATCTCAGTTGGATGATCACTTTCCTGAGGGCAGTTTCAAATCTTTACTAGGAGAAAGAGGCCTAATATTCAAATGGGCACCTCAGAAAAAAGTTTTGGCACATAGGGCCGTGGGGGGATTTTGGAGCCACTGCGGCTGGAATTCAACAATAGAAAGCATCTGCGAAGGCGTTCCAATGATTTGCAGACCACATTTTGCTGACCAAATTGTAAATGCAAGATACTTGACTTATGAATGGAAGGTAGGCCTGGAAATTGAGAACGTGGTGGATAGAGGGAGCATTGAGAAATCTATAAGACGACTAATGGTTGAGGTAGAAGGCAAAGAAATGAGGCAAAGAATGTTAATTATGAAAGATAAACTAGAAGCGGGTTTGCAGAAAGGTGGTTCTTCGTATGAGTCCTTAAATGACTTGACAGAGTTCATCACCTCAGTCTCGTCAGCAGCAGGGCAATGA
- the LOC113752196 gene encoding beta-D-glucosyl crocetin beta-1,6-glucosyltransferase-like: protein MAAMNGGDGWNPLRLVQDGISQSINPFPNIYYRDFEIVKVSAVNEGIPPNRILRQLPAGPMLILPVGPLLQYPAAAPEGEEQHQNIDLIQWLAEKEEHSAFFASFGSEYFLTKEEIIEIAFGLELSDNVNFIWALRLPKGEENRVQLEQILPEGFLERVRDRRRAVQGGAPQALISGHSSIGGFISHCGWGSVLEAIEFGVPILAMPMNYEQPLNARLMVENGLAVEIMRDEKGDL from the exons ATGGCGGCAATGAATGGCGGAGATG GATGGAATCCATTGCGGTTAGTGCAGGATGGAATCAGTCAATCAATCAATCCGTTTCCCAACATCTATTACCGGGATTTTGAGATTGTCAAGGTTAGTGCAGTTAATGAAGGTATTCCTCCTAATCGAATCCTACGTCAGCTTCCAGCAGGACCAATGCTG ATTTTACCTGTCGGTCCATTGCTTCAATATCCCGCTGCTGCTCCAGAAGGCGAGGAGCAGCATCAGAATATTGATCTCATACAATGGCTGGCAGAGAAAGAAGAACATTCAGCCTTTTTTGCTTCCTTTGGGAGTGAATATTTTTTGACCAAGGAAGAGATCATAGAAATTGCTTTCGGGCTGGAGCTTAGCGACAATGTTAATTTCATATGGGCCCTAAGGTTACCAAAAGGGGAGGAAAACAGGGTTCAACTTGAGCAGATTTTACCTGAGGGTTTTCTTGAGAGAGTGAGAGATAGGCGTAGGGCTGTTCAAGGAGGGGCACCACAAGCATTGATTTCAGGCCATTCCAGTATTGGTGGATTTATATCTCATTGTGGTTGGGGTTCAGTATTAGAAGCAATAGAATTTGGTGTTCCAATTCTAGCCATGCCAATGAACTATGAACAGCCTCTCAATGCCAGGCTGATGGTGGAAAATGGTTTAGCAGTGGAGATCATGAGAGATGAAAAGGGAGACTTGTGA
- the LOC113751035 gene encoding uncharacterized protein At2g02148-like isoform X2, with the protein MGTRVPVVEHYNLRAANSYMGGSLHDLNANDIAAGAGGVGDDVDRGGGGDDVTDDSLDNDEDSAAVVSDCMHESYRNSLPLHSVGVEEDRTSLEAGGSSRGPYNILTTEDVSPIETARARFVDIIVDHFISPHLVEVSDTEADYSPQSVQDKLNKRRSREIRYEGDARFVLPLMYIANMYETLVNEVNLRLSPLNGIREKTIGVALEAAGGLYRKLAKKFPRKGPCIFKRRELATSFETRSRFPELVIQEEKRVRFVVVNGLVIVDKPANMCIDDAEWFKRLTGRTEVAVSARDYKFYAPRHKYRRVATNSIANIPGLPNFTDTDNSSPMVPAQGYRSINENTQQTSSKQHIHPLTHQTQFHPLQHGHPHHIDQSQHAAHYSHNQNCGPPAHLSDISQSQQPSTIPQHMHCLPTLSHVGGRLHVLPTSPAKYCDECGAPYLRETSKFCSECGTKRLGI; encoded by the exons ATGGGGACTAGGGTTCCGGTGGTGGAGCACTATAATTTAAGAGCGGCGAATTCGTATATGGGCGGCTCGTTGCATGATCTTAATGCGAATGATATTGCTGCCGGCGCCGGTGGTGTTGGTGATGACGTGGACCGCGGCGGAGGTGGTGATGACGTAACTGATGATAGCTTGGATAATGATGAGGATTCTGCTGCTGTCGTTAGT GATTGCATGCACGAGTCATACAGAAATTCCTTGCCACTTCACAGTGTAGGGGTAGAGGAAGATCGGACTAGCCTTGAAGCTGGTGGATCTTCAAGAGGTCCCTACAATATTTTGACCACTGAAG ATGTATCACCTATTGAAACAGCAAGGGCAAGATTTGTAGACATCATTGTGGACCATTTTATAAGTCCGCATTTGGTTGAAGTGTCGGATACGGAGGCTGACTATTCACCTCAATCTGTGCAAGATAAGTTAAACAAGAGAAGATCAAGGGAGATTCGGTATGAGGGTGACGCACGGTTTGTTTTGCCCTTGATGTATATTGCTAACATGTATGAAACTCTGGTTAATGAAGTCAATTTAAGGCTTTCTCCTTTAAATGGCATTCGTGAAAAAACTATTGGTGTGGCCCTTGAAGCAGCTGGTGGCCTGTATAGAAAGCTTGCCAAGAAGTTTCCGAGAAAAG GGCCTTGCATATTTAAGAGACGAGAATTGGCTACTTCTTTCGAAACAAGGTCAAGATTCCCTGAGTTGGTAATACAGGAAGAGAAGCGTGTTCGCTTTGTAGTAGTAAACGGCCTAGTGATCGTTGACAAACCAGCAAATATGTGTATCGATGATGCTGAATG GTTTAAAAGATTGACTGGACGGACCGAAGTTGCTGTCTCTGCTAGAGACTACAAGTTTTATGCCCCAAGACACAAGTATAGGCGAGTTGCAACAAACTCCATTGCCAATATTCCTGGTTTGCCT AACTTCACTGACACAGATAACTCTTCTCCAATGGTTCCTGCTCAGGGCTATCGTTCTATCAATGAA AACACACAGCAAACGTCATCAAAACAACATATCCATCCCTTGACACATCAGACTCAGTTTCATCCTCTGCAGCATGGACATCCACACCATATTGATCAAAGTCAACACGCTGCCCACTATTCCCACAACCAGAATTGTGGTCCACCAGCGCACTTGTCTGACATTTCACAAAGTCAGCAACCTTCTACAATTCCTCAGCATATGCATTGCTTACCTACCTTGAGTCATGTAGGAGGACGTCTGCATGTACTG CCAACAAGCCCTGCAAAGTATTGTGATGAATGTGGAGCTCCTTACTTGAGGGAGACCTCCAAGTTTTGCTCCGAATGTGGCACAAAGAGGTTAGGAATTTGA
- the LOC113751035 gene encoding uncharacterized protein At2g02148-like isoform X4, with the protein MGTRVPVVEHYNLRAANSYMGGSLHDLNANDIAAGAGGVGDDVDRGGGGDDVTDDSLDNDEDSAAVVSDCMHESYRNSLPLHSVGVEEDRTSLEAGGSSRGPYNILTTEDVSPIETARARFVDIIVDHFISPHLVEVSDTEADYSPQSVQDKLNKRRSREIRYEGDARFVLPLMYIANMYETLVNEVNLRLSPLNGIREKTIGVALEAAGGLYRKLAKKFPRKGPCIFKRRELATSFETRSRFPELVIQEEKRVRFVVVNGLVIVDKPANMCIDDAEWFKRLTGRTEVAVSARDYKFYAPRHKYRRVATNSIANIPGLPNFTDTDNSSPMVPAQGYRSINEHGHPHHIDQSQHAAHYSHNQNCGPPAHLSDISQSQQPSTIPQHMHCLPTLSHVGGRLHVLPTSPAKYCDECGAPYLRETSKFCSECGTKRLGI; encoded by the exons ATGGGGACTAGGGTTCCGGTGGTGGAGCACTATAATTTAAGAGCGGCGAATTCGTATATGGGCGGCTCGTTGCATGATCTTAATGCGAATGATATTGCTGCCGGCGCCGGTGGTGTTGGTGATGACGTGGACCGCGGCGGAGGTGGTGATGACGTAACTGATGATAGCTTGGATAATGATGAGGATTCTGCTGCTGTCGTTAGT GATTGCATGCACGAGTCATACAGAAATTCCTTGCCACTTCACAGTGTAGGGGTAGAGGAAGATCGGACTAGCCTTGAAGCTGGTGGATCTTCAAGAGGTCCCTACAATATTTTGACCACTGAAG ATGTATCACCTATTGAAACAGCAAGGGCAAGATTTGTAGACATCATTGTGGACCATTTTATAAGTCCGCATTTGGTTGAAGTGTCGGATACGGAGGCTGACTATTCACCTCAATCTGTGCAAGATAAGTTAAACAAGAGAAGATCAAGGGAGATTCGGTATGAGGGTGACGCACGGTTTGTTTTGCCCTTGATGTATATTGCTAACATGTATGAAACTCTGGTTAATGAAGTCAATTTAAGGCTTTCTCCTTTAAATGGCATTCGTGAAAAAACTATTGGTGTGGCCCTTGAAGCAGCTGGTGGCCTGTATAGAAAGCTTGCCAAGAAGTTTCCGAGAAAAG GGCCTTGCATATTTAAGAGACGAGAATTGGCTACTTCTTTCGAAACAAGGTCAAGATTCCCTGAGTTGGTAATACAGGAAGAGAAGCGTGTTCGCTTTGTAGTAGTAAACGGCCTAGTGATCGTTGACAAACCAGCAAATATGTGTATCGATGATGCTGAATG GTTTAAAAGATTGACTGGACGGACCGAAGTTGCTGTCTCTGCTAGAGACTACAAGTTTTATGCCCCAAGACACAAGTATAGGCGAGTTGCAACAAACTCCATTGCCAATATTCCTGGTTTGCCT AACTTCACTGACACAGATAACTCTTCTCCAATGGTTCCTGCTCAGGGCTATCGTTCTATCAATGAA CATGGACATCCACACCATATTGATCAAAGTCAACACGCTGCCCACTATTCCCACAACCAGAATTGTGGTCCACCAGCGCACTTGTCTGACATTTCACAAAGTCAGCAACCTTCTACAATTCCTCAGCATATGCATTGCTTACCTACCTTGAGTCATGTAGGAGGACGTCTGCATGTACTG CCAACAAGCCCTGCAAAGTATTGTGATGAATGTGGAGCTCCTTACTTGAGGGAGACCTCCAAGTTTTGCTCCGAATGTGGCACAAAGAGGTTAGGAATTTGA
- the LOC113751035 gene encoding uncharacterized protein At2g02148-like isoform X5: protein MGTRVPVVEHYNLRAANSYMGGSLHDLNANDIAAGAGGVGDDVDRGGGGDDVTDDSLDNDEDSAAVVSDCMHESYRNSLPLHSVGVEEDRTSLEAGGSSRGPYNILTTEDVSPIETARARFVDIIVDHFISPHLVEVSDTEADYSPQSVQDKLNKRRSREIRYEGDARFVLPLMYIANMYETLVNEVNLRLSPLNGIREKTIGVALEAAGGLYRKLAKKFPRKGPCIFKRRELATSFETRSRFPELVIQEEKRVRFVVVNGLVIVDKPANMCIDDAEWFKRLTGRTEVAVSARDYKFYAPRHKYRRVATNSIANIPGLPNFTDTDNSSPMVPAQGYRSINEPTSPAKYCDECGAPYLRETSKFCSECGTKRLGI from the exons ATGGGGACTAGGGTTCCGGTGGTGGAGCACTATAATTTAAGAGCGGCGAATTCGTATATGGGCGGCTCGTTGCATGATCTTAATGCGAATGATATTGCTGCCGGCGCCGGTGGTGTTGGTGATGACGTGGACCGCGGCGGAGGTGGTGATGACGTAACTGATGATAGCTTGGATAATGATGAGGATTCTGCTGCTGTCGTTAGT GATTGCATGCACGAGTCATACAGAAATTCCTTGCCACTTCACAGTGTAGGGGTAGAGGAAGATCGGACTAGCCTTGAAGCTGGTGGATCTTCAAGAGGTCCCTACAATATTTTGACCACTGAAG ATGTATCACCTATTGAAACAGCAAGGGCAAGATTTGTAGACATCATTGTGGACCATTTTATAAGTCCGCATTTGGTTGAAGTGTCGGATACGGAGGCTGACTATTCACCTCAATCTGTGCAAGATAAGTTAAACAAGAGAAGATCAAGGGAGATTCGGTATGAGGGTGACGCACGGTTTGTTTTGCCCTTGATGTATATTGCTAACATGTATGAAACTCTGGTTAATGAAGTCAATTTAAGGCTTTCTCCTTTAAATGGCATTCGTGAAAAAACTATTGGTGTGGCCCTTGAAGCAGCTGGTGGCCTGTATAGAAAGCTTGCCAAGAAGTTTCCGAGAAAAG GGCCTTGCATATTTAAGAGACGAGAATTGGCTACTTCTTTCGAAACAAGGTCAAGATTCCCTGAGTTGGTAATACAGGAAGAGAAGCGTGTTCGCTTTGTAGTAGTAAACGGCCTAGTGATCGTTGACAAACCAGCAAATATGTGTATCGATGATGCTGAATG GTTTAAAAGATTGACTGGACGGACCGAAGTTGCTGTCTCTGCTAGAGACTACAAGTTTTATGCCCCAAGACACAAGTATAGGCGAGTTGCAACAAACTCCATTGCCAATATTCCTGGTTTGCCT AACTTCACTGACACAGATAACTCTTCTCCAATGGTTCCTGCTCAGGGCTATCGTTCTATCAATGAA CCAACAAGCCCTGCAAAGTATTGTGATGAATGTGGAGCTCCTTACTTGAGGGAGACCTCCAAGTTTTGCTCCGAATGTGGCACAAAGAGGTTAGGAATTTGA